The genomic region GCGTGGCTATACAGAGGCCGAAATCGAAAAACTTTGGGGAGGAAACCTACTCAGGGTCTTGGATGAGGTACAGGCGATTGCCAAAGAAATGCAGCAGTCATAACCTATCCCGCTGCCAATCTATCCTTTACATATTCTATCTTGGTTTTTCCATGGGATTTGGGTTTACCGTCGTCGTCTAGATTGACCATGATAATGTTGTCCACGGTTACAATGGTCTCATGGGTCATTTTATTGCGTACTTCACAATTAAGGTTCAATGAGGTTTTTCCAAATTTTACCACTTCGATACCAATTTCAACAATATCGCCCTGCACTGCGGCACTCATAAAATTGATTTCCGACATGTATTTGGTAACGACCTTATTGTTCTCTAACTGAATTATGGCGTAAAGTGCGGCCTCCTCATCAATCCAAGCCAGTAGCTTACCACCGAACAATGTACCGTTAGAGTTTAAATCCTCTGGTTTTACCCATTTACGTGTATGAAATCTCATATGTGTTTATTTTGCGTACAAAACTATTAAATATCAGGTAGTCAAAATAATGTTGGGCCCGAATCGTAGAGCGTTTTTGGGATTTTGAGGTTACTTCCCAATTTTTTGTTCAATTTCTCAATAAATCGAACTGAAAGTAATGGAGACTCCAATTCCATATTTTGGTGCACGAAAAAATGAATATTTTTCAACCCCTTCTCCTTCCAGTCCGCCAATTTTTGGACCCAATCGTCCAAACGGGTATAATCCGTCGGATGATTGGCACCTACATAACGTATAAAGGCCTCATCATTGGTAAGTCGCATATGCATAATGTCTCTTCGGCCCGCAGTATCTACCAAGGTATTTGATATATTGTTTTCCTCAAGCAAGTGATATAGCTCTTGGGCCACTTTTGCATCATTGAACCAATCGGTATGGCGAAATTCCATCGACAATCGGAATTCTTTGGGCCAGTATTCCACAAAACGTACTACCCTATCCCAGTTCTTGGGACCAAAGTTGTTGTGCATTTGTAAAAAAATAGTACCCAATTTATCCTTTAGGTTGGCCGTTACGTTCAGGTATTCATCTAAAACAGGATAGGCTTCATCGTTTAAACGCCGCAAATGGCTCACGTTTTGGACTATCTTAGGAAAAAATTTGAAATCGCTTGGGGTCTTGTCGTACCATTTTTTATATTGTTCCGCAGGAAATATGCGATAAAATGTTGCGTTGAGCTCAATACAGTTGAACTGAGAACTGTAATAGGCCAGTTCGTCTTTGGTACCCCTTGGGTAAAAGCTCTTTAAATCTTGGCGGTTCCACTTTGCACAGCCCACGTAAATATTGGTCTCGCCTTTGCCCTTGTACTTGGAAAGTGCCACCTCGGTATCCGGATGGTCATTAGGTATGGTAAAATCTATCAGTTCCGGTTGTTCTACTTTTCCGAATTTCATGTATACTTCGTATTTATTTTAAATATAAAACTATCTGATGGATTTATTCGCCGTACCTCAAATTTAACTGACAAAAGTAAAATCCATAATACACGCTCTAAGAGATAAAAAAACATAAAACAACCTCAACCGTTATGATGCATTTGATATTTGTTTATAACCCCGTTAAAAACTATCGATTTCATAAAAAAAAGTGACCGGCCATAATACGTACCTTTATAAAAACCGATTGTTATGAACCAAAGAACCATAGATATTTTGCACATACGGCCCGAGATACCTTCTGCCAAAATCGTAGCGGGTATGAGCGATGACGAGTATTTTCAGAACGGCACATTACGCCCTGTGTTAAAGCTGCAAAACAACTTATTGGTAGCGGCTTTCAGAAATTATATTGTAAAACACAAGAACACGTTTCATAATCTCACTCTGGAAAAACGCTTTGTTTACATTGAAAATGCCATACAAAAGGATATCAAATTCCGAAATTCTTTGAAAGGCATGCTCATTGGGCAATTTACGGTAGAGGAATATGAAAAATACATTCAAAATTCATCGGCTTTGAACAAGCGGATGATGCAAATGGTGGTAAAAAGGCTGCAAGACCAGATTCAGCTTTTTGAAAATCCCGTTTTGGTCTAGAGCAAAGATTCTCCGTTCAAATTGGTCGTTAAAATATCGCTCATCAAATCAAAATACGGGCGAATGGCTTTAAACGAAACATCCAATTCATTCATAAAACTCGGGGAGAGTACTTCCGCATCGGTAAAGTTACGGGTAAAGATAAACTGTTTATGTTTTATCAAATCAATATTCGGGTGCTCTTTATCAAAGCCTTTGGGGGCGGTTTTAACGGCATCGCCCTGTAATGCCCCCCAAGTGTTCTTAAAATCAGTGTTTTCCAGTATTTCCCTGATTTCTGTAGCATCCAACTCAAATTCCTTTCGTATGCGCAACAGATCCTCTTTGTTCGGGTTCCAAAAACCTGTGGCTATAAAGCTGCTTCTGGGCCTTATACAAATAAAATAACCACCTCTGCGTTTTGCACCGGCCCTGGTATAGGAACCGGAAAATTGGGTTTTATAGGGTGTCTTGTCATTTGAAAAGCGAACATCCCTGTAAATACGGAACATTTTCATTTTCTCTATCTCGTCATGCATTTTCATTTTTTGCATCAGTTCCTGAAAAAAGCCTTTCACATGGGCCTGATGCTCCTTAAATATCTTTTTATGTTCGGCAAACCATTCCCTATTGTTGTTCTTTTCCAACTTTTTCAAAAATTCAAGCGCATCTTTAGTAATGAGGGTAGGCGACATACGACAATTGTTTTGTGATTTTATGCTAAAGTTAACCATTTGGCATAAAGTCTAATTTTTATATTGTTTAATTTTGATAATAAGACCGATAATGAATGGACAAAAAAGATATCATCCAAAAAATCATCAAACATAAGAAACAGCCTAATCTGAGATACCGATTAAAGGAAAAGACCGAAGAGTTCACCAATACGCTCTTTTACACCCTTTTTGATATTGATACGGCGGTGGAAAAAAATCTGGAAAAGCTAGAAACCGATTTTGATACACTTACCGATTTGGCCTGTTGGGATATGGACAGGCCCTGTAAGAAAGTTTGGGAGAACTACGTTGGCAAACTCCCTGGAATCCTGGAAAAACTAAATATGGACGCCGAGGCCACGGTCAATTGTGATCCCGCTTCACTTTCTATCGAGGAAGTGTATATGGCCTATCCCGGTTTTTATGCCATTGCCATTTATCGTTTGGCCCATGAGCTTTACACTATAGGTTTTCCCTTGGTGCCTAGGTTAATGACCGAATATGCCCATAGGCAGACCGGTGTAGACATTAATCCCGGTGCCCAAATCGGTGATTATTTTCATATTGACCACGGTACGGGCGTGGTAATCGGAGAGACCGCGATCATCAAAAACCATGTTAAAATATATCAAGGGGTTACCTTGGGCGGCCATTTTGTGGCCAAAAGCCTTAAAAAGACCAAAAGGCACCCGACCATTGAGAACAATGTAACCATTTACGCCAATGCTACCATTCTTGGTGGCACAACGATTATTGGTGAAAACTCGGTTATAGGTGGTAACGCATGGTTAACAGCTTCGGTGCCTGCAAATTCTACTGTTTTTCATACCCCGGAAATCAAAATTAAGACCCTGCCCAATGTCACATAGCCTATTAGACCTTATTGGCAATACGCCCTTGATAGGAAGCCAAGTATTGAATCCCAATCCCAACGTAAAAATACTGTTCAAGCTCGAAGGCCATAATCCCGGGGGTAGTGTTAAGGACCGGGCCGCATTTAGTATGATAAAAAACGGACTTGAACGTGGGGAGATTTCAAAAAACTCTAAACTGATCGAAGCGACCAGTGGTAATACGGGAATCGCCCTTGCTATGATCGCAGGAGTATACGGATTGGACATTGAACTGGTAATGCCCGAAAACTCAACGATTGAGCGTGTGCAGACCATGCGTGCCTATGGGGCCAAAGTCACGTTGACACCTGCTGACGTTGGTATTGAAGGCGCACGAGATTATGCCGAAGACAAGGTAGCGTCCCACGGTTATACCATGATCAACCAATTTGCCAACGATGACAATTGGAAAGCACATTACAGCACCACAGGCCCTGAAATTTGGAAAGATACCCAAGGTAAAGTGACCCATTTTGTTTCATCTATGGGGACTACGGGTACCATTATGGGCACATCAACCTATTTGAAAGAACAAAACCCAAACATACAGATTGTTGGCGTACAACCCACCGATGGCTCTAAGATTCCCGGAATACGCAAATGGCCAGCGGCCTATCTCCCCAAAATATTCGATCCTAAAAAAGTGGATCAAGTTTTTGAGGTAAGTCAAGAACAGGCAGCGGCAATGGCAAAACGTTTGGCCAAAGAAGAAGGTATATTTTCGGGTATGAGCAGTGGTGGCGCCACTACAGCTGCGCTACAACTCGCCAGTACCTTGGAAAGTGGCACCATTGTCTCTATCATATGTGATAGGGGCGACCGCTATTTATCCTCTAATTTATTCGATTAAAATCATGAAAGCACTCCTTTTGTCTTTTTGCTGTATTTCTCTCTTCATATGCACCACCAACGCACAATCCAAGCAAGATTCATTGGCAATACGGCAAGTGGCTTTGGATTATATCGAGTCCCAACATAACGTAAAGCCAGAACAGTTAAAAGCAAATACACGATACCCAAAAGAGCAAAATTTTTGAAAAAGCCGAAGCGAAAGCCGAACTACCTCCTACCCTGTTCCAAAATAAAATTTCCGAAGAGCTGCTTTATGAAACCTGCCTGTTATTGATTCTGAAATGATTAACTATCTTGGGAATCCATACCGGCTTAAAGAGGAAAATGAATCTTGATTGGCCAGTAATGGTTAATTTTAGTGAAATCATAGTGTATGATACAACACTAACATCAAAATTTTACGATAATGAAGCCGATACCTAAATTGTTATTTCTGGTTTTTACACTGTTCTCTGTATGTGTATATACACAACAAACATCGATTGCATTTGAATCCAATGGTAGAAGCCCAAAAGAAACAGAACAGAATCCGTTCAAGAAGTTTATTGGGGAATGGACGCTCAAGAATGATGATTGGACCCAAAATTGGGGAAACGGTACGGAAACCATAAAAATTCCAAAGCATCACACGATTTCACGGGAAATCAACACCAGCAATAGCTTATTGTCGATTATAGACGGGCCTGAACCTAACGGACATATTTTTTGGTCTTATAATCCAAATACCGAAGTGGTGCAGCACTTATCAAGTTTTGGAACGGTTAGGGCAGGAAATGGCGTTGGAACTATCAATGAAAATGGAGATGTAAATTTAAAACTATCCTTTGAAGGAGAACCTAACGGAACGTATAGAATATACCATTATATATGGTTAGACGATGACCAATACCATATGAAATCAGTGCAATATGATGAAAACGACCAACCTACGGGATTGTTTTACGAGGGTCGTTTTGTTCGTGTACCCAATACAGGCAAAGCTCAACTAGAAAAAGAAATCATGAATATTTTAGGTGTTCTTGACGATAACGAGCTATCAATAGAAAAACAATTGGAAGTATATAGTGATGAAATAATACACATGGCACTGGATGCCAAGGTAATTGACAATAAAGAATCCCTAAAAAAATATTTGGAACAACAACGCCTTTACGGAACTACGGATATGACACACCAAATCGTTACCGTTGAAGATCATAATGGCGCAGTACTTATGCAGGGTGCCGTTAAGGGCACTTTTCATCCGAGTAATGGTGACAGCGCGTTGACGTTTGAGACCAAAAACCTTTTTGTATTTGGCAGGGAAAAAGGAGTGTTAAAAATCAAGAAAATCATTTACAATAGCTCACCCGCTGATTAAAGTCGGTATGAAGCCGTTAATACGATATGATGATGTGGGTTTGAGTGATTTTTCAATCCTAAAATTCACCCGAATTGATACAATTCAATTATAATACACAATGGGTTTTATGAATTATTTTAGCCGTTGAAAACCATATGCGAATGCATTCCCATAAAAACGATAGTGAAGTACATATATTTGAAAACGTAGCCTGTGCAACATCGCCCAACGCATTACTACTATTTTTATCAACCGTATTGGTGTTTGCCGTAATAGTAGGCTTGGGTAAAATGCTTCAAATAAGGATGATACCCGAAATAGTGGCATTTATTACAGCTCCTATATATTTTACCGTTCTAAAAAAGAAATTTGTAATGAAAATTTCAGATTTTACACTCTCACCCGACACACTGGAGTGGAACGATAACCGTATTGATTTTAAAAGTTTGGAATATTACAAGATTAGCTATAATACGGGGCAAAACGGCGGAGCTACGCTAAAGTTCAAATTAAAAAATGGCAAAACCGTTGTACTACTGGCTACCAATCTTTTCTGCCATCCGCATAGGTTTTTAGAGCTATGTCTTAGTATCGACATGGTTTTATCAAAAAACAATGATTATAACAGCATCAAAAAGAAATCACTTTCTGAAACCGCATATTTTTTTCCCCTCATTCAAGCGTTGACAATTTTGGCCGCTTCGCTTATGATCTATAGGGTTTTCAGAAATGAATTTGTTGGTATGGAAGTGCTGTTGATTTTTATTGTTTGTGTAGCTGTTTTTGCGATTTTATTACAAGGGAAGAAAAGGTTTTAAAAAGTTGTTGTTTATGCCGCTGATGTTAAGGTACTTCCTGTTAAAAACTTAGGATAAACCAATAGCCGATTGCTTGATTATGATTTTAAAATCCCCGAACTTCGTTAACGTTGGAGATAAACAATTAAAACAGATTTATATCCGATATGTTAGCAAACATATTGACTAAACAAATGGATTTAAACGAAATATTCAAAAACAATCCAACGGATATAAACACTTTCTTATCCGAAATATTAGAAACTAATTATGAAATAAAAGCAATGATGCAAGCAATAATTGCTCATATATCTGACGGTGATTCTGAAAAGGAAAGAGAAATAATTGGACTCGCCAATCAATTAAAAAATGAGGAATTATTAAGGATTGCCGCTAGGATGGAATCTAATCGAAAAGACTGAATTAATCTGATGTACAAGATTTTTAAAATACTAGCAATAACAAGCACCTCTCTATTTATTATTTCCTGCAAGAAAGAAAACGACTTGGTAAAATTAAATAATTACGTGGTCGACAGAATTTGGATTACGGAAAATCAAAACCAATATTATTTCTCAAGTGAAGATGACAAAGAATATTCCTGGTCTACGCTAAGAAAAACTGGTAACGGAAATGGACTTGATGATTGGACAACTCCATTTTCAATAGCAAGGGGAAATCCGAAATCAAACCCATATAAATCAAATACTTTGAATCCTGAAGGATGGACTTTTTCTGATTTTTTCAAAATTCAGGGTGACACATTAATTCTCCAAAGAGAAGAAGATATAAATGCGGAAGATTTGATGATTTTTCATCTTGAAAAAGGAAAAGATACAATCATAGGAGTTTTTTCTTATAACGCGCTTCTAGTGCGCAATAAATATGGAAATCGGATATGGAAATCGAAAAAATGAAATACGTTTACTAACACGGTGTATAATTAAGTGCGGGCGGAATTTCAAGCTGGAAATTCCTGCAATCAATTATCTTTAGTCTCAGGCGGACATTTTCCGTTGGAAAAGTCCGCAACTAATCATACACGAAACGATAACGAAACCCTTTAAAATCACTCCAAAACTTGGGTAATGCACTCCAATAAACATTGCCCTGACGCATAAGGTACTATGGCGTCATCAGTACCGTGAAAAATAACCACAGGGCAAGTCACACCATTCATAGCCGGATTGTTATTTTTTTATTTGCGCAACTGTTTTCGTGATTTTATTACAAGGGAAGAAACGGTTTTAGAAAGCTGTTGTTTATGCGGCTGATGTTAAAAAACTTAGGGTGTCAAATAGTTAATTATTTGATTTCAACATTGAAATTATCGAATTTTAATATCAGAAAATAAAAATTGTTGAACTCATTTTATTTAAATCGTTATGTATAATTTTGAAAATAAAATGTGGAAAAGAAATTGGTTCTGGATTATAGTTTCCCTCTTACTTTTCTTGACTTGTTATTTTCTAACGGTTGGACTTGTGAATAGTGGACTGATGGACACGACCAGAATTTTTATACTGGGTAATTTTATAAGCGTTCCAAACTTCTATACCTTTTTCACCTACCTACCTCTAGTGTTTTTTACCTTATTTCTTATTAAAGTCATTTTGGACCGATTAAAAAATCGAAACTCAAATAAGATTTTGGTATTCTTTACTTCGTTTTTTATTGTTCAAGTGACTTACTTAACTCTCAAAATCAATTGGATTAATGAAACAAATTCGCTGGACGAGAATACAATCAAACTTTGGCAGAACATTTTACATATTTCTTTGCCAATACAGTTTTTTCTAATTTGTGTTTTGGTAATTGTTAGCTGGAAAGGGGGAAAACGAAGTAGAACCTAAAAAACTATATACAATACGGGCTATAATTCAATGCTAGATTCTAACTAACTTGAGACTTTGAAACAAACAAAACAACTGGATTCCGCACGACATTTTCCGTTTGGAAAGTCCGTAACGAAATCATCGCTAGGCCATTAATTTTCGTTGTTTGTACAGCTATATTCGTGATTTTATTACAAGGGAAGAAAAGGTTTTAGAAAGTTGTTGTCAATGCCGCTGATGTTAAGGTACTTCCTGTTAAAAACTTAAGATAAACCAATAGCCGATTGCTTGATTATGATTTTAAAATCCCCGAACTTGGTTAACCGTACGATAAAAATCATTTAAACGAATTTTATCTTAATCATTGGCAATAATTTGCTCAAACTCAATTGAACTTATTGGTAATATATGTTTATAGAAAATAAATTAATAAAAACAATTCTACCTTTTATTGGAATCACTTTAATAATTTGTGGCTATTTAAAACTATCAATTTTCTATGGCCATTTTGATATTGAGATTTACAATTATTTAGAGTTTACAGAAATATTAACTCTATTTATGCCAAATATTATCAGGAATATAGGAATCATTGCGATTGCTTTTTTTATTGTTTATCTGCTAATTGGGAATAAGGATATCGAACGAAACACAATGCTACATAATGCTATAGTGGAATCAAATACATTTTGGAAAAGGTTAAAATTATTATTTAAATTAAATCCACTTTTAGCTTGGTTGTCACTTTTTGTTATCATTATATCAATTATATATTCAATATGGTTCCCTGAAAAGTTAGAAAGTTACATTTTGAGCAGTATAGTTATTCCAGCAATGTTCTTTTTCAACATATTGGATTTTGAGTTTAGAAGAAAATATAAATTATTGAATGACAAGAAACCTAATTCTTCACGTTCGAATTTAGCTTTTGTTATTTTTCTATTCTTGATATATACTGTTAATTCTACATATAAAGAGATTAAACAGGTTCGAAAAACAAACAAAAAAATTGAATTTACTTATCAAGGTAAATCTATAAAAACTAGTAAACAGGATTTTTATTTAGGTCAAACAAAAAATTACCTTTTCATAAAAAACTTCGACAAGAAAAAAGTCTCTGTTTATAAAATGAGCTTGATTACTGAATTCGAAACATACGATTAATATAAAACTGATGCCAACAATATTGATAAAATATAGCTATTAAAAGCTTTTCGAGAGGTTTTTGTTTATTTAAAAAGTACACAAAATCCGAAAAGTTAGTGTATTTTTATAGGCTACGTTTCATACACAAAACCTATAACGAAACCCTTTAAAATCACTTCAAAACTCGGGCAATGCTCTCCAAATATTCCGGGAATTCAATC from Costertonia aggregata harbors:
- a CDS encoding acyl-CoA thioesterase, with the protein product MRFHTRKWVKPEDLNSNGTLFGGKLLAWIDEEAALYAIIQLENNKVVTKYMSEINFMSAAVQGDIVEIGIEVVKFGKTSLNLNCEVRNKMTHETIVTVDNIIMVNLDDDGKPKSHGKTKIEYVKDRLAAG
- a CDS encoding DUF72 domain-containing protein, which translates into the protein MKFGKVEQPELIDFTIPNDHPDTEVALSKYKGKGETNIYVGCAKWNRQDLKSFYPRGTKDELAYYSSQFNCIELNATFYRIFPAEQYKKWYDKTPSDFKFFPKIVQNVSHLRRLNDEAYPVLDEYLNVTANLKDKLGTIFLQMHNNFGPKNWDRVVRFVEYWPKEFRLSMEFRHTDWFNDAKVAQELYHLLEENNISNTLVDTAGRRDIMHMRLTNDEAFIRYVGANHPTDYTRLDDWVQKLADWKEKGLKNIHFFVHQNMELESPLLSVRFIEKLNKKLGSNLKIPKTLYDSGPTLF
- a CDS encoding glyoxalase — its product is MNQRTIDILHIRPEIPSAKIVAGMSDDEYFQNGTLRPVLKLQNNLLVAAFRNYIVKHKNTFHNLTLEKRFVYIENAIQKDIKFRNSLKGMLIGQFTVEEYEKYIQNSSALNKRMMQMVVKRLQDQIQLFENPVLV
- a CDS encoding DUF2461 domain-containing protein yields the protein MSPTLITKDALEFLKKLEKNNNREWFAEHKKIFKEHQAHVKGFFQELMQKMKMHDEIEKMKMFRIYRDVRFSNDKTPYKTQFSGSYTRAGAKRRGGYFICIRPRSSFIATGFWNPNKEDLLRIRKEFELDATEIREILENTDFKNTWGALQGDAVKTAPKGFDKEHPNIDLIKHKQFIFTRNFTDAEVLSPSFMNELDVSFKAIRPYFDLMSDILTTNLNGESLL
- the epsC gene encoding serine O-acetyltransferase EpsC, which translates into the protein MDKKDIIQKIIKHKKQPNLRYRLKEKTEEFTNTLFYTLFDIDTAVEKNLEKLETDFDTLTDLACWDMDRPCKKVWENYVGKLPGILEKLNMDAEATVNCDPASLSIEEVYMAYPGFYAIAIYRLAHELYTIGFPLVPRLMTEYAHRQTGVDINPGAQIGDYFHIDHGTGVVIGETAIIKNHVKIYQGVTLGGHFVAKSLKKTKRHPTIENNVTIYANATILGGTTIIGENSVIGGNAWLTASVPANSTVFHTPEIKIKTLPNVT
- the cysM gene encoding cysteine synthase CysM, with amino-acid sequence MSHSLLDLIGNTPLIGSQVLNPNPNVKILFKLEGHNPGGSVKDRAAFSMIKNGLERGEISKNSKLIEATSGNTGIALAMIAGVYGLDIELVMPENSTIERVQTMRAYGAKVTLTPADVGIEGARDYAEDKVASHGYTMINQFANDDNWKAHYSTTGPEIWKDTQGKVTHFVSSMGTTGTIMGTSTYLKEQNPNIQIVGVQPTDGSKIPGIRKWPAAYLPKIFDPKKVDQVFEVSQEQAAAMAKRLAKEEGIFSGMSSGGATTAALQLASTLESGTIVSIICDRGDRYLSSNLFD